A part of Tardiphaga sp. vice304 genomic DNA contains:
- a CDS encoding ImuA family protein yields MSGDRTTMLAHLRGSIERVETHSDTYAPDRVPLGHAEADAALKGGLARGALHEVFCEGRQSAAATGFIAGLARRISPDRPLLWIRQDFAERETGALAMSGWNELGLDPRGLVTVRAPDVETALRTTADALACDALGGVVLESFGESRQFDLVVSRKLTLAARGSGVTALLLRVAAMPTASTAETRWIVRSAHSPPGNAWQVWGAPMLDAQLVRNRHGPNGQWIMEWKSDECVFREATYAQPVPATAAHRPPAAAAHAQRRAG; encoded by the coding sequence ATGAGCGGCGATCGCACAACCATGCTTGCGCATCTGCGCGGCAGCATCGAACGCGTCGAGACGCATTCGGATACCTACGCGCCCGATCGGGTTCCACTGGGCCATGCCGAGGCCGATGCCGCATTGAAGGGCGGGCTGGCGCGCGGCGCGCTGCACGAGGTGTTCTGCGAGGGACGCCAGAGTGCCGCGGCGACCGGCTTCATCGCGGGTCTCGCGCGACGCATCAGCCCGGACCGGCCGCTGCTGTGGATCCGGCAGGATTTTGCCGAGCGCGAGACTGGCGCACTCGCGATGAGTGGCTGGAACGAACTCGGGCTCGATCCGCGCGGCCTCGTCACGGTGCGCGCGCCCGATGTCGAGACGGCGTTGCGCACCACCGCGGACGCTCTCGCCTGCGACGCGCTGGGCGGCGTGGTGCTGGAGAGTTTTGGCGAGAGCAGGCAGTTCGATCTGGTCGTCAGCCGCAAGCTGACGCTGGCGGCGCGCGGCTCCGGCGTCACGGCGTTGTTGTTGCGCGTCGCGGCGATGCCGACGGCGTCGACCGCAGAAACCAGATGGATCGTGCGCTCGGCGCATTCGCCGCCCGGCAATGCCTGGCAGGTATGGGGCGCGCCGATGCTGGACGCGCAACTGGTTCGCAATCGTCATGGCCCGAACGGCCAATGGATCATGGAATGGAAGTCTGATGAGTGTGTTTTCCGTGAAGCGACGTATGCTCAGCCTGTTCCTGCCACGGCTGCCCACCGACCGCCTGCAGCGGCTGCGCACGCGCAGCGGCGCGCCGGATAA